The genomic stretch CAGCAAACAGAAGAAACAAGCTAAAGAACTAATTGATATCGATGATGCTTTGAATGAGCTTGAAAAACTAAATTCACGTCTGGCTAAAGTTGTTGAAATGAGGTTTTTTGGGGAAATGACCATTGAAGATACTGCAGAAGCACTTAGTATCTCTAAAAGCACAGTAAAAAGAGATTGGATGAAAGCAAGAGGATGGCTCTACAAAGAGCTTAAGGGGAAATTCGAAGTATAGAAATGAGCGTTCCGGGAATCATTCTACGTAGAATATTCTAAAGGATGTTTTTGGAAGGCGAGTAATTCATTGGCAATTTTTTATTTATGGACAATTATAACTGGCAAACAGTTGAAACGATTATAGATGAGGTTTTAGAACTACCTATCGACAAGAGAGAAGCATATCTGCTGAAAAGATGTAAGGGCAATGAAGATCTGCATAATGAAGTAAAATTACTGCTTGCTTCCATTACTGAATCTGAAGGATGGCTTGAACATCCTGAAAAATACAAAGAAGGATTATTTGACCAGGCATCCCAAGACCTGTCTTCCCTTTCCACAGACCATTCTGTAATTGGAACCAAAATCGGCTCATATATCATTACGGAGAAAATCGGCGAGGGAGGAATGGGCTCAGTATTTCGGGCCGAGCGTGCTGATGAGGACTTTACTCATGAAGTAGCGCTGAAAATCATTCAGAAACACCGTGCTACTGATGAAAACATCCAACGATTCAAGAAAGAACAGCAGATCCTTGCAAATCTAAAGCATCCCGGAATTGCTCAGCTTTACGATGGCGGCGTTACGGATGAGGGCTTTCCGTTTATTATAATGGAATATATTGATGGTGAGCCAATCACCGAATATTGCCAGCAACAAAACTGTTCCATAGAACAAAAAATTGAGCTGTTCAAAAAAGTACTGGACGCCGTTCAATATGCACATGAAAACCTTACCATCCATCGCGACCTGAAACCGGATAACATTCTTATTGATCAGCAAGGAAATGTAAAAATCCTCGATTTTGGTATTTCTAAACTTCTTGATGATGACGACTTCAGCATTACCAAAACCGGGACACAGATTTTAACACTGAGATATGCCTCTCCTGAACAGATTATAAACGGAAACATCACCACGGCTTCTGATTTCTACTCTCTGGGTGTGATTCTCTATAAACTTCTTACCGGGCAGGAGCCTTTTGATCTGGACGACCTGACCAGATACCAGGTTGAACAAATCATTGTAGAAAAAGAACCTGAACTGCCAAGTTCGGTTGCAGGAAAGGATACCAGAGAAAAGCTGAAAGGTGATCTCGATGCGATTATCATGAAATCAATTCGCAAAGAGCCGGAATCACGCTACCGTACCGCCAGTGATTTCCTCAACGACCTAAACAATTATAATGAAGGATTACCGGTTTCAGCACGTGACGACTCATTCCGCTACCGTTCAGGGAAATTCATGCGCCGGCATCGTCAGGGTATCACTATTGCCGCTGGTATCCTGATTGGGATTTCAGCTTTAATTGGATTTTATACCTGGAGGATTACCCAGGAACGAAATCAAGCACAGCTTGAAGCTCAAAAAGCTGAGGAAGTGGCTGGATTTCTTACCGACCTTTTCAGTCAATCAAACCCCTATTTTGAAGAGTCTGAAAGTGGTCTGGATCAGACACTGGGTTCCATACTTAGGTATGGTTCCGACAAGATTGATGATGAACTTATAAATCAACCCGAGATTCAGGCTGAAATGAAAAGTGTGATCGGCGATGTATATAACAGTCTTGGTGAATTTGCGAAGGCCGAAACACTACTTACAGACGCTCTTGAGTTACAAAAACAAATCAGCTCAGGCCCTGATTTTGCACAAGCTGAAGCCATGAGAAACCTGGCCTTTCTCTACCAGGAACAAGGCAGATTCTCTGAAGCAGAGTCTTTACTCATTGAAAGCATTGGCTACTTTGAACAAACGGAAGAAGGTCTTGAAAATCAGCCTGCTATTTCTGCTCTAAATCACTTAGGAAACCTGATGTGGTTTAATAAGGGGGATTATGATACGGCAGATTCAATGCTCACTAAAGCACTAAATTTGCGGTACACAATTCATGGACAGGAGAATCATGCACATGTAGCCAAAAACCTCAATGATCTGGCTACTCTTTTTCATGCTCAGGGTTTGTATAACCAGGCAAGGCCTTATTACAGACAGTCGGTTGAAATGTATCAGGAGGTCTTGGGAGATCATCCAAATACCGCCATCATTATGAGTAACTATTCGGCTCTGCTCAGGGAAAGTGGCCAACTCGAGGAAGCCGAGAAACAACAGCTTGCTTCCCTTGCCATGCATCGTAATCTTACAGATGAAAATAGTATTGACGTGGCCCTTGGTATTGGAAGTTTAGGCCATATTAAATTGGAACAGGAACAGTATAAAAAAGCAGACTCTTTACTAAATATTGCCTTCCAAAAACTAACCAAACTCTATGGAGATCAACACCCTTATGTTTCCCGTACGAGGCTAAATCTGGGGAGAATAGACCTGCGGACTGGAAACTATGATCAGGCAGTGGAAATACTCAATCAGGTAAACGAAGAGTATAAACAAATTTATCCTCCCAGCCATCCACGAACCTCAGATCCTCTTTTTGCATTAGGACTTGCCTACCTGGAAACCGGTCAACTTAAAAAAGCAGAAGAAATGCTGAAGAAAGCCCATGAAATTCGCCTCAGCGGTTACCCTTCTGATAGCTGGAGAGTGGCTCAGACAAAAAGTGCCTATGGATTTAGTTTATCTCAACAAGATAAGTTTGAACAATCCGATTCGCTGTTAGTTGATGGGTATCGCGAGCTTGGCAGTTCAATTGGATTGGATTATCCTTTTACAGAAACTGTAAAAGAGTGGCTTGAAATACACTATACCAGCTGGGAAAAACCAGAACGTTTAGAGCTAATTGAAAAAACAGTAACTGAGAATAATCTCTGATTTTTATATTATTTCCACAGCTTAAGCAGCAGAAAAGTAAATATTTTTGAAGCCTTGCCTCGACCTTGCTTTAATAATTCAAGTATTCATCCTTCTTGTCAATCTTATTTAAGTAAAGAAACCCATCTTCATTACTTAGAAAAGCGCTTCCAAGCTATTTCATTAATCTTTTCGTATTTAAGTTTTACGGTCTTGAAAGGTTAATATTATTAGAGCTTCTCCTTACCTTTGAGACTTATAAAATTGAACCACAAAAAGTGATATGAGTGTAGATACAATGACCCAGCCAAATTCTATAAAAAGCCTGGATTATATTGGTTTGGGTGATAATGAAAATGTGTTTTGGAACCTCTCACCTTCTGAACTCTATGAACAAGCTATCCTTCGTAATGAAGCTGTTCTAACCAAAGATTATGCATTGCGTGTTCTCACGGGTAAGTTCACAGGTCGCTCTCCCAAAGATAAATTTATTGTAGATCAGCCTTCTATCCACGATGATATTGACTGGGGAGATGTGAACCAGCCTATTTCGGAAGATGTTTTTGACAACTTGTACGAAAAAGTTGTGAACTACCTGCAAAACAAGGACCTGTTTGTGAAAGACTTGTTTTGTGGAGCGGATGAAAATAACAGACTTAATGTTCGTGTTGTTAGTGAAGCGGCTTATCATGGCCTTTTTGCTCACAACATGTTTATTCGTCCTACCGCTGAAGAGCTGGAGAATCACGAGCCGGAATTTACCGTTTTAGCTGCTCCCCACCTAAAAGCAGATCCGGAGAAAGACGGAACCCGAACCAGTACTTTTATCCTGTGTAACTTTGATAAAAAGATCATTCTTATTGGTGGTACTCTTTACTCTGGGGAAGTGAAAAAAGGAATTTTCTCCGTAATGAATTACCTGCTTCCTAAAAAAGGCGTGATGGCCATGCATTGCTCTGCAAACCATGACGAAAATGGAAAGACGGCTGTATTTTTTGGCCTGTCCGGAACAGGTAAAACCACCCTTTCTGCGGATCCTGATAAAACACTTATTGGAGACGATGAACACGGCTGGAGTGATGAAGGTACTTTTAATTTTGAAGGTGGCTGTTACGCAAAGACTATTAATCTCTCTAAAGAGAACGAACCGCTGATTCACGCCACAACAAAAATGCCGGGTACCATTCTGGAAAATGTGGTACTGGATGAGAACCGTGAGCCTGATTTCTCCGATGTCAGCCTGACTCAAAATACCCGCTGTTCTTATCCGCTGGAGTTTATACCAAATGCTAGTAATACCGGGAAAGGCGGACATCCTGAAAACATCATCTTTTTAACATGTGATGCTTTTGGCGTACTCCCTCCCATTTCAAAACTAACTCCCGACCAGGCTATGTATCACTTTATCAGTGGTTATACAGCCAAAGTTGCTGGAACAGAACGAGGTGTAACAGAACCACAAGCCACTTTTTCAGCTTGCTTTGGAGCTCCTTTCATGCCTTTGCACCCAACGGTATATGCAGAATTACTGGCAGAGAAAATCCGTAAGCATGATGCCAATGTATGGTTAGTTAACACGGGATGGACAGGTGGTGAGTATGGTGAAGGTCACCGAATGAAGCTGCCTCATACCCGTAAAATGCTAAGCGAAGCCATTGCCGGAAACCTTGAAAAGGCAGAATATCAAAATGACCCAGTTTTCGGTTTCCAAATCCCGACCTCAGTTAATGGCGTTCCTTCAGAAGTTCTGATTCCACGAAATACATGGAAAGACAAAGAAGCTTACGACAAAAAAGCCAAAATCCTGGCTGAGATGTTTATCCATAACTTTGAACAGTTTAAAGATGAAGCAAGTGAAGAACTACTTGCTGCAGCTCCCAAAGCCGGATAAAAATTAACGTATCGATCATATCGATATCTCCTGAAAAAGCCTGCGTCATAATCGATACAGGCTTTTTTTATTCTTCGGCTAAGGCGTTTAGTTTTTCCAGATTGTCCTGAACCCGAAGTGCTTCTATAGCTTCGTCAATTCCGCCTTTCATGATGTTATCTAAATCATAAAGCGTAAGATTGATGCGATGATCGGTGAACCTGCCCTGCGGAAAGTTATAGGTACGAATTTTAGCAGAACGGTCGCCTGTTGAAACCTGACTTTTACGTTCAGCCGCTCTCTCTTTTTGCTTTTGCTCCAGCTCAATATCATACATCTTGGCCCGAAGCATGGTCATGGCTTTTTCTTTGTTTTGATGCTGTGAGCGCTCTTCCTGACACTCAACTACAATACCTGTCGGTTCATGAGTCAGGCGAATAGCTGAATCCGTCTTATTTACGTGCTGTCCACCAGCACCACTGGCACGGAATGTATCAACCCGCACATCTCCCATGTTAATATCAATATCTACTTCTTCAACTTCCGGAAGAACGGCTACAGTTGCAGCTGAGGTGTGAACGCGGCCCTGACTTTCGGTTTCAGGCACCCGCTGTACCCGATGTACACCACTTTCATACTTCATCTTTCCAAACACTTCATTCCCTTCCAGCTGAAATACAATTTCTTTATATCCGCCTTTCTCAGAGTGATTGATACTCATGATACTCATCTTCCAGCCCTGCTTGTCGGCATATCGGCGATACATTTCAAACAAATCTCCAGCGAAAATAGCGGCTTCATCGCCTCCTGTACCTGCTCTAACCTCAATAATGGCGTTCTTGGAATCCTCCGGATCTTTAGGAATCAGCTTCATCTTGATTTCCTCTTCCAGATCGGCCAGCTGTTGCTTAATCTCTGTATTCTCTTCGCGAGCCATTTCCGTAATCTCGGCATCCTCATTCATCTCAATGAGTTCTTTATTGCCCTTCTGCCGGTTCTTCAGATCACTCCAGGTGTCATAATCCTGAACCAGTTCCTCCAGGTCGCTACGTTCTTTGGTGAGCTCGGTATATTTATCAGGATCGTCAAAAACGGACGGATCGCTCATCGCCGCATTTACTTCTTCGAACCTTGATTTAATTTGTTTTAGCTTTTCTTCTATATCCATTGTAGAACTGATATTATTTCAGCGCTAAAATTACGGAATTGTGATGTGGATTGATATAGAAAAAGCCGATTCAATTTCCTGAACCGGCTCTTCGTCATGAAGTCTAAATCTTGCTCTTACTTAATCAGCATCAGCTTGCGGGTTTGGGTGAAGTTCCCCGCTTCAATTCGGTAGATATAAGTACCAGATGATAAATTGCCAGCGTCAAAGTTAACGGCATGAGTGCCAGCTGCTTTTCGTCCATTAACTAAAGTGGCTACATTTCGGCCCAGCATGTCAAATACCTGAAGTTTCACTTCTGTAGCTTGAGGCAAAGCAAAACTAATTTTTGTGCTTGGGTTGAAGGGATTTGGGTAGTTTTGGTGAAGGCTGAAAGCCGTTGCTATTTCATCAGGGGTTTCATTGGAGACCGTGTTTCCAGTTCCATAGGTATATTCCATCTTATAATCAGGTCTCCATTGTCCCTCATATTCATATTCATAAAGCAGATTAGTAATTTTCCCATCTGTATAATTTGCAACCGTACGGCTAGTACTATATTCGAGGGTATCAGCATATGTGTCCGTCTCAGAGTTATAAGGTTGCCATGCCCACTTAAAAACTTTCTGATTCTCTGACTCATCAACTAATACCCTGTATTCGTCTATGTAATATTCTCCGCTTTCACTGTCTTTATATTCATATTTAATTTCCATGTCGTACCAGAGGAAGAAATCAACCCAATATTCTTCCATATCCAGGAATTGATCCAAAGTGATTCCATAGTAAGTGTCTCTGAAATAATCTTCGTAGCCTTCATCGCTATCTACTCCTTCATCTATAATATTTTCATCTACACTTCTTAAAACCCCTTGATCACCATAATTATTATTTCGAGATTCGCTCTCATAACTAATGGTCCCATCTTGGTTGTAAACGAATTCAATTTTCCAGTTTGAAACCCATTCATCCATTTCCAAGTCATCTTCGGTGTACTGTACTATATTACCTTCTTCATTATAAGTTATGGCTATTCGATAATCTGAAGTCCATTCATCATCGAAATCATCATATTCATACTCATAAATGAACTCTAGATTTCCAGATTCGTCAAACATAAGTACGGCTTTTTCCTGAGAGTCTAATTCCTCTTGGTCATAGTATTCATTTAAAATCGAATATCCGCTTTCACCTTCATTAGAACTAAAAGTGTATTTGTCTTCCAGTAGCCATTCCTGAAAGACTCCAGCGGTATCATTATTGGCATAATATCCTTCAATCTTTTCAATGTTATAAGGAGTATTCTTCGCTGATTTCATTCTGTTATGACTTACACCAGCTAAACCTAAAACCTTCAATGCCGATCTTCTTTCCGTTTTACTGTTCACATGGTTTTTTAAAAAATCAACTTTCCCGAATTGCAGGGAGCTTCTATTATTTTTACTGAGATTTTCTTGAGAATATGCAACCTCAGGAATTGTTAACCCAATGATTACTAAGCTTCCAAGTAATCCTTTTTGTAGTACCCTTAGTGTCCTTCGTATCTTTATTTTCATAACTTTAATACCTGTTTAATTGTAATGTTTAATTAGAAACACCTTCAGATTTACCGCATTTACTAAAGCAAGATAATTTTGAAGTTGTTATTTAATCTAAACTTAATATATACTCTAAGTCTATGCACTACATATTTATGCAGTAATTTTAATTTATCTTTCCTTTCCCTGCTTCTCTATCTAAAACCCAATTACTCATCACTCAAAATATCCTTACCTTTAAAAGAAAAACTTCAATATGTCACGTACTTCAATACCCGCGAACCTTAAGCTTGGATTTTTAGGTGCTGGTCAGCTGGCCCGAATGAGTTCTCTTGAAGCTTTTCGATTTGGAATTCAGGTAGCTGCATTCTCTGACAGAACTGAGAACGAACCACTTCAATTTATGACACCTTATTCTACCTCCGGGTCTTTTGAATCGGTGGATGATATGGTGGAATTTGCCAAAGGCTGTGATGTCATCACCCTGGAAAACGAATTCATCAGTTCCGAGATCCTGAAAGAAGTACAGGAAAAAAGCGGAACACCAATCTATCCTTCGCCGGATAGCTTTGCATTGATTGAAAACAAGCTGATTGAGAAGCAAACTTTTGAAGCAGCGGGAATTCCTGTCACCCCTTATAAACTGGTCGAGGGAGACTCTGATTTAAAGGAATTCGGGGAAGATAATGGATGGCCTTATATGCTCAAATCTTCCAAAGGCGGTTATGATGGGTACGGCAATGAGACTGTGAACAATCTTGATGAAGCAAAAGAAGCTTTTTCAAATCTTGGTGGCGATAAAGGACAGGATATTCTGGCTGAAGCTTTTGTGGATTTCACCAAGGAGCTTGCGGTTCAGGTAGCAAGGAATGAAACCGGCACTGTTGTTTATCCATGTTGTGAAACCGTTCAGAAAGATCATATTT from Gracilimonas sp. encodes the following:
- a CDS encoding serine/threonine-protein kinase; amino-acid sequence: MDNYNWQTVETIIDEVLELPIDKREAYLLKRCKGNEDLHNEVKLLLASITESEGWLEHPEKYKEGLFDQASQDLSSLSTDHSVIGTKIGSYIITEKIGEGGMGSVFRAERADEDFTHEVALKIIQKHRATDENIQRFKKEQQILANLKHPGIAQLYDGGVTDEGFPFIIMEYIDGEPITEYCQQQNCSIEQKIELFKKVLDAVQYAHENLTIHRDLKPDNILIDQQGNVKILDFGISKLLDDDDFSITKTGTQILTLRYASPEQIINGNITTASDFYSLGVILYKLLTGQEPFDLDDLTRYQVEQIIVEKEPELPSSVAGKDTREKLKGDLDAIIMKSIRKEPESRYRTASDFLNDLNNYNEGLPVSARDDSFRYRSGKFMRRHRQGITIAAGILIGISALIGFYTWRITQERNQAQLEAQKAEEVAGFLTDLFSQSNPYFEESESGLDQTLGSILRYGSDKIDDELINQPEIQAEMKSVIGDVYNSLGEFAKAETLLTDALELQKQISSGPDFAQAEAMRNLAFLYQEQGRFSEAESLLIESIGYFEQTEEGLENQPAISALNHLGNLMWFNKGDYDTADSMLTKALNLRYTIHGQENHAHVAKNLNDLATLFHAQGLYNQARPYYRQSVEMYQEVLGDHPNTAIIMSNYSALLRESGQLEEAEKQQLASLAMHRNLTDENSIDVALGIGSLGHIKLEQEQYKKADSLLNIAFQKLTKLYGDQHPYVSRTRLNLGRIDLRTGNYDQAVEILNQVNEEYKQIYPPSHPRTSDPLFALGLAYLETGQLKKAEEMLKKAHEIRLSGYPSDSWRVAQTKSAYGFSLSQQDKFEQSDSLLVDGYRELGSSIGLDYPFTETVKEWLEIHYTSWEKPERLELIEKTVTENNL
- a CDS encoding phosphoenolpyruvate carboxykinase, with the protein product MTQPNSIKSLDYIGLGDNENVFWNLSPSELYEQAILRNEAVLTKDYALRVLTGKFTGRSPKDKFIVDQPSIHDDIDWGDVNQPISEDVFDNLYEKVVNYLQNKDLFVKDLFCGADENNRLNVRVVSEAAYHGLFAHNMFIRPTAEELENHEPEFTVLAAPHLKADPEKDGTRTSTFILCNFDKKIILIGGTLYSGEVKKGIFSVMNYLLPKKGVMAMHCSANHDENGKTAVFFGLSGTGKTTLSADPDKTLIGDDEHGWSDEGTFNFEGGCYAKTINLSKENEPLIHATTKMPGTILENVVLDENREPDFSDVSLTQNTRCSYPLEFIPNASNTGKGGHPENIIFLTCDAFGVLPPISKLTPDQAMYHFISGYTAKVAGTERGVTEPQATFSACFGAPFMPLHPTVYAELLAEKIRKHDANVWLVNTGWTGGEYGEGHRMKLPHTRKMLSEAIAGNLEKAEYQNDPVFGFQIPTSVNGVPSEVLIPRNTWKDKEAYDKKAKILAEMFIHNFEQFKDEASEELLAAAPKAG
- the prfA gene encoding peptide chain release factor 1, giving the protein MEEKLKQIKSRFEEVNAAMSDPSVFDDPDKYTELTKERSDLEELVQDYDTWSDLKNRQKGNKELIEMNEDAEITEMAREENTEIKQQLADLEEEIKMKLIPKDPEDSKNAIIEVRAGTGGDEAAIFAGDLFEMYRRYADKQGWKMSIMSINHSEKGGYKEIVFQLEGNEVFGKMKYESGVHRVQRVPETESQGRVHTSAATVAVLPEVEEVDIDINMGDVRVDTFRASGAGGQHVNKTDSAIRLTHEPTGIVVECQEERSQHQNKEKAMTMLRAKMYDIELEQKQKERAAERKSQVSTGDRSAKIRTYNFPQGRFTDHRINLTLYDLDNIMKGGIDEAIEALRVQDNLEKLNALAEE
- a CDS encoding T9SS type A sorting domain-containing protein, which gives rise to MKSAKNTPYNIEKIEGYYANNDTAGVFQEWLLEDKYTFSSNEGESGYSILNEYYDQEELDSQEKAVLMFDESGNLEFIYEYEYDDFDDEWTSDYRIAITYNEEGNIVQYTEDDLEMDEWVSNWKIEFVYNQDGTISYESESRNNNYGDQGVLRSVDENIIDEGVDSDEGYEDYFRDTYYGITLDQFLDMEEYWVDFFLWYDMEIKYEYKDSESGEYYIDEYRVLVDESENQKVFKWAWQPYNSETDTYADTLEYSTSRTVANYTDGKITNLLYEYEYEGQWRPDYKMEYTYGTGNTVSNETPDEIATAFSLHQNYPNPFNPSTKISFALPQATEVKLQVFDMLGRNVATLVNGRKAAGTHAVNFDAGNLSSGTYIYRIEAGNFTQTRKLMLIK
- a CDS encoding 5-(carboxyamino)imidazole ribonucleotide synthase — encoded protein: MSRTSIPANLKLGFLGAGQLARMSSLEAFRFGIQVAAFSDRTENEPLQFMTPYSTSGSFESVDDMVEFAKGCDVITLENEFISSEILKEVQEKSGTPIYPSPDSFALIENKLIEKQTFEAAGIPVTPYKLVEGDSDLKEFGEDNGWPYMLKSSKGGYDGYGNETVNNLDEAKEAFSNLGGDKGQDILAEAFVDFTKELAVQVARNETGTVVYPCCETVQKDHICVAVLSPAPVEKIVREMAQELAFKATEAIDGKGIFAFEFFLTKDGSLILNESAPRPHNSGHYTIEGTVASQFENHVRAVLGLPLGSTRLNKPAVAMINLLGTHKRPAETDHIKEAMETEDGHLHVYGKVDSKVGRKMAHYTLLGDSLEETYKKAMHVTREFEI